Below is a window of Onychostoma macrolepis isolate SWU-2019 chromosome 06, ASM1243209v1, whole genome shotgun sequence DNA.
ACAATGCCACTGTTCAGGATTAGTTAATTTACAGATATACTAGTGCATCTCTTCATATTAATCTTAATTAGTTAATGCTAGTTAATGTATTAGttaacataaactaacaatgaacaacacatctgttcagcattacttaatctttgttaatgttaatttatgcatATAGAAACAGTTAATGTAttagtggtaacactttagattagggaacccATTCATTTTTAACTAAGAGTGTACACACAATAAACTACTGTATATagtcagtaaggtagttgttaagtttagatgTGGGGTCAGGTtaagggatgtagaatatggtcatgcagaataaagacatccaatatgctagtaatatgcatgctaataagaaactagttaaataaatacatattttaatctCCAAAATCAGTAAAAGTGAGAGACTTCAGACTGCATTTTACACTGAAATTGATTTTTAGAGCTAAAAACTCAAACAAATGTCAGCAAGTTACTCACACTGCTTTTCTGCAGCATCTCACAGCTGGGAGGAGTCTCCTGGGGTGTCCCTGTAAGCTGTACTGAAATAGGTTGAACTCATCCAGCACCTCCTCTGACATCAGCAGAACGTAGGCCAGCAGTGAACACATGGAAGGTGAGAGAATGTTCTCAAGTGTTCTGAGGTTCTTTTGGATTTGCATATATAATGTATGGTCATTGAGCTccagtaaacagtaaaacaggTTTACTGAGGTTTCAGGTGAGATGTCTTGTTGTAATAATTCTCTTACGTGCTCAGTTGTTTTTATAATGCTGTCTTTGCTGTCTTCAGTATGTGAGAGCAGGCCTTTGAGCAGTTTCTGACTGGATTCCAGTGAAATGCCCATCAGAAACCGCAAAAAGAGGTCTAAATGTCCTTTCTGACTTTGCATTGCTTTCTTGACAGCCTTATTTAGCAAATCATGCATCTgaatatttttctgtattttatgtcttttaGACTTACGGAGAAACAAACGTTTGTGCCAGACTCTGTTTTGCGTTTCTTCAAAGAAAAACTGAAGCTCCTCTATGTTCTTATCCAGGAAGCAGAGGAAGACATGCACTGCAGCGAGGAACTCTTGGACACTCAGATGTACGAAGCAGAAGACCTTCATCTCATGAAGTCCAGCTTCTTGCTGAAAGATCTCAGTAAGCATTCCCGTGGACTCAAAGTCTTCACTCAAATTAATACCACATGCTTTCAGATCTTCCTCGTAGAACACTATATTTTCCTTCTTTAGTTGTTCAAATGCTAGCTTAGCTAACtttaaaatcattgttttattgGAATCTAAGAGCTTAGTAcgttctctctctgtttttctgtcatgCTTCTGGCTCTTCATGTTCATCTGTATCAGAAGGAAGTGGATGTACATTTCAGTGAGTGTTGTGTTGATGGTCTCTGCATTATTCCCAATTAGGATGTCCTGAAGAACAGTGGCTGTGATCCAACAGAAAACAGGAATGTAGCACATGATGTAGAGACTGCGAGATTTCTTaatgtgtgagatgattctgGAGGCCTGAGTCTCATCTTTGATTCTCTTTCTGAAGTACTCCTCCTTCTGCTGGTCAGTGAATCCTCGCACCTCTGTGAACAACCCGACATACTCAGGaggaatctgattggctgctgctggtcGTGATGTCACCCAGACGAGCGCTGATGGAAGCAGAGTCCCATTCACCAGACTTGTAAACAGTTCATCCACAGATGATCGCTCCTTAACACTCGTCGCCATTCCACTGTCAAAATCCAGAGTCAGTCGACTCTCATCCAGTCCATCAAAGACAAACGCAAGCTTACAACTATATATCTTATTTATCCTTGTTGTTTCCAGGTCCTTCAGCTCAGGATTAAATCTTTGTAGAAACTGATGCAGACAGATCTCTCTGTCTTTAATGCAGTTAATCTTTCGGAAtggaagcagaaacacacactctaTATCTTCATTGGCTTTTCCTTCTGCCCAGTCCAAAATGAACTTGTGCACTGAAATGGTTTTTCCAATGCCAGCAATGCCTTTGGTCAGTACAAactttttcttcttatttttgttCAGACTAAATACATCATTGTATTTGATTGGCCTGTCCTGTGATTTACAGATTTTGAAAGCATTATCAATCTGCTGAAACTCATGTTCATTATTAACTTCTTTAATATCCCCCTGCGTAATAAAGAGTTCTGTGTAAATATCCTTGAGATGTACttccttttcctttttattATCAAAAATGTGTTCTACTTTCTCCttcatgttcattttgtgaGTTTTCAAGAATTCTTGCAGCCAGAAATCATctgttatgaaaaaaaaaaaaattatatatatatatacagtatatataaacacGAAAAGGTGGGAACAAACAACACtagaaaattaattattttcatattggcATGATTATCAAATCAACTGTTGCAGACATATGGTATTTAAATTCATAGTACTGAAAGCAATTATATTTTGTACTGAGATCAATGTACATCACACATGATAAAATGTTTTCTGATCCCACTGTAGGACATGTGTATGGTTAATTAACCTTGTTTTCTTGTGTGTTTCTCAGCcgcttctaatgatttttgcactgtgaagaggaaaaaaagaaaagaatgagAGCTCTGCACCATGGTTTCCACACTACATTAAGCAGCACTACTGTcaacaacactgataataatcagaaatgtttcgtgagcaacaaatcagcatatcagaatgatttctgaatgacaatatgacactgaagacttgagtaatgatgctgacaattcagctgTGAACATTTTACCATCACATGAACATAATTAAtgatattcaaatagaaaagatttatttaaaattctaatattttacaatattttaactacttttactaaaataaattctgccttgaaaatactttcaaaaaaatattttctaatcGTTTTTAATCAATCTATGCTGCCTTTCATTTTCTGTGCTATATTACCTTCTGTGTACTTGTTCTGTAACTCTTCAGCCAGGTGGTTCTGGTTTATCCTACTCAGGATGTTCAGGGTGATCTTCACAGCTTCTTCTGGTCCATAACTGTCCACCATCATATCCACTATGTCAGTGGCATCAGCATTCTGCAGTTTTCCAGCTCCAATGCGCTTATCTTGTTTCAAGAGACTCCTAAATCTCTTCAGATCGCCTTGTTCCAGGTCATCTAGAGTTTTATAAAGTAGCTCTGATACAGATGCCATCGTCCTTCATAGACTATTGGActaaaggaaaaggaaaaagtctttaaatatttgcatttttatagcAGTGCACAATGTGCATAATGAAATTACACTGCAATCGGTTTAACTACTatgaaacacttcttaaacattttagtgcaaaaaaaaaaaagtttgagttGTTATTCAGTTTAAGATTCTGTGCTCATTagtatataatttcagttttgtcTGAAGTAGTAATTTCACATTTAGTGTCATCTTGGAAAACATCAGACCAGActagaataaaaagaaaaatgtcacaTTGAAAATACTAAATGTTACAATAGTGATTGTGAATAATACTAATTCATACTAAAGATTATGGGTAATGGAAAAATAGTTGAACATTTTTCCAGTAACCTGTTATTTCAGTACTGTACTATCTGACAACAGATGCTTGGTCTCTCAta
It encodes the following:
- the LOC131542998 gene encoding NACHT, LRR and PYD domains-containing protein 12-like, yielding MASVSELLYKTLDDLEQGDLKRFRSLLKQDKRIGAGKLQNADATDIVDMMVDSYGPEEAVKITLNILSRINQNHLAEELQNKYTEVQKSLEAAEKHTRKQDDFWLQEFLKTHKMNMKEKVEHIFDNKKEKEVHLKDIYTELFITQGDIKEVNNEHEFQQIDNAFKICKSQDRPIKYNDVFSLNKNKKKKFVLTKGIAGIGKTISVHKFILDWAEGKANEDIECVFLLPFRKINCIKDREICLHQFLQRFNPELKDLETTRINKIYSCKLAFVFDGLDESRLTLDFDSGMATSVKERSSVDELFTSLVNGTLLPSALVWVTSRPAAANQIPPEYVGLFTEVRGFTDQQKEEYFRKRIKDETQASRIISHIKKSRSLYIMCYIPVFCWITATVLQDILIGNNAETINTTLTEMYIHFLLIQMNMKSQKHDRKTERERTKLLDSNKTMILKLAKLAFEQLKKENIVFYEEDLKACGINLSEDFESTGMLTEIFQQEAGLHEMKVFCFVHLSVQEFLAAVHVFLCFLDKNIEELQFFFEETQNRVWHKRLFLRKSKRHKIQKNIQMHDLLNKAVKKAMQSQKGHLDLFLRFLMGISLESSQKLLKGLLSHTEDSKDSIIKTTEHVRELLQQDISPETSVNLFYCLLELNDHTLYMQIQKNLRTLENILSPSMCSLLAYVLLMSEEVLDEFNLFQYSLQGHPRRLLPAVRCCRKAVLLFCDLDETCCETVTLALQIPNSPMIELDMSGNDLLDSGVKHLSDGLKSPNCQLEKLRLWSCKLTGQCCEFVASALQSSNSHLTELIISENKLQDSGVKLLSDGLKSPNCQLEKLSLSDCKLTGQCCEFVASALQSSNSRLIELNMSENELKDSGVKLLSDGLKSPNCQLEKLRLHYCKLTGECCEFVASALQSSNSHLIELDMSRNELQDSGVKLLSDGLKSPNCQLQILSVADCKLTGQCCETVASNLQSSNFHLIKLDMSRNELQDSGVKLLSDGLKSPNCQLEKLSLSHCKLTGQCCEFVASVLQSSNSRLIELNMSENKLQDSGVKLLSDGLKSPNCQLKILSLLGCKLTGQCCEFVASVLQSSNSRLIDLNMSENKLQDSGVKLLSDGLKSPNCQLEILRLSSCKVTDTGFHYLASALHSNPSHLRKLDLGFIYPYTSGLKMLDDLRNNPNCALNGL